The sequence GAAAAAACGCGCATATCTCACAGTCATTTGATAAGACTTAGAGATAGTGAACTTGCAAATAAAGCTTTTGCAATTCTTCAATATGCAATGAGTAATCTTTCCAAGTTAAATAAATATGGAGTTCTAAAAAGTACATTGCAAGAACTTAATTTGAAGATTGAAAGTTTTAGGGATGCTCTTGATAGTAAAATTATCACATTTGTTTCCAGCACTGCGGCTTTGTCTTTAAACGCTTCTTTTCAAGAGGCAGAAAATATTCTAAATAATCAGTTAGATAAATTAGTAGAGCCACTTAACCTGGAATATGAAGAGTTTTATGATGATTATCTTTCAATCAGAGCGATGGAATCTTTTGAAGAAACTGAAGAAGATGACCTGATTTTGGAAGGGCAAGACTAAGAAATATTTTAGTAATATTCCAAATTTAAAAAGGTGCAGGATGACTACACCTTTTTATTTTTAAATCCTATAAACTTTTAAAACATCAGTGTCCATAAGATATAATCAAGAATTAAAATTAATGCAGAAGAAAGAACAAAGGATCGGATTGTAGAATTTCCTACTCCTTCTGCCCCACCTTCAGTTTTAAATCCAATATGACACCCCAGTAGTGAAGTAACTCCGCCAAAAAAAACAGCTTTAACCAAACCGAAAACAAAATCCCCAAATAGAAAGAATCTTTTTACAGAAAGGAAATATACTGTGAAAGAAATTCCCAAAAACAGGTTTGAAATTACAAATGCACCAATGATAGAAATAATATTTGCAAAAATAACAAGTATAGGCATCATTACAATAGAGGCAAAAAATCGGGGCATAGCCAGGTAACGTACTGGGCTTATTGCCATTGTTTCAAGAGCATCAATTTGTTCTGTAACTTTCATAGATCCAAGCTCTGCTGCAATTGAGGCTCCGACCCTACCCGCAATTACTATAGCAGTTAGGACAGGACCAAGTTCAGTAATAATAGCTCGGCTTGTTGCAGTACCCATAAAAGATAATGGAGCAAGACCTTTTAATTGATAAGCGGCTTGCCATGCAGAAACTGCCCCAGTAAAAGTTGCAATAATTAAAACTAAAGGAAGGGAATTAACTCCGATGTGTTCCATCTGGAAAAGAACAAGATTCCTGCTTCGAATGATTGATGGAAAGTATCGAACAATTGATATTAACAGATTTGCAACCTGCCCAAGTTCTTCCAGGAAGTCTAATGTTTTTTTACCAGTTGCAGTTAAAAATCTTTTTAACAAATCAGTTTCTACTAATTTTTGTTTGTTAATTTACCTAAAATCAATCTTAAAGAAAAATGATATGAGTTAAATAAAAAGTTTTTAAAACTTAGTTTTTGATTATGGTAGTAATGTTATCTTCCACAATTTCATTTTTAAATTTGATTTTTTTTCCTTAACATGATATTGAAAATTTTGAGCAATTTAATAAGATCTTTTAACAACTTGTGGTGTTTGTATGCAAAAAATAAACTATCAGATAAGTAACCATACTGATACTCTCCAACTTCCAGAAAAATTGGAATTTGGTAAAATATTTACGGACCATCTTTTTGAGATGAATTATGTTGATGGAAAAGGTTGGACTGAGCCGACAATTAAGAAATATGAAAATCTATCTCTTGATCCTGCCACAATGGTTTTTCATTACGGACAAGCTATTTTTGAAGGATTGAAAGCATTTAAAACCTTATCCGGAAAAATTGCATTGTTCCGCCCTGATAAACATTTAGAACGATTGAACAATTCTGCAAGACGTTTATGTATTCCGGAAGTAGATAAAACTTTTGTATTGGAAGCCCTGAAAGAATTAATCCGAATTGATAAAGATTGGGTTCCCGATGGCAATGGAAATTCACTTTATATCCGTCCTTTTATTTTTGGATCAGATCCACAGCTTGGTGTCAAATCATCTAAAAGTTATAAATTATTAATAATTCTATCACCAGTTGGAGCTTATTATTCAGAAGGATTTAAGCCGGTAAAAATACTTGCGCAGGATGATTATGTGCGTGCTGTAAGAAAAGGTTTGGGTGATTGTAAGACATCTGCAAATTATGCTGCAAGTCTTTTAGCTGGACAGGAAGCAGCAAAAAAAGGATTCGCACAGGTGCTTTGGCTTGATGGAGTGGAATTAAAATATATCGATGAAGTTGGAGCAATGAATATTTTTATTGCATTAAAAAATGAAATTGTAACTCCTGCTTTAACCGGAAGTATTCTACCAGGAATTACAAGGTTAACCGTAATCCAACTATTAAAGGAATGGGGAGAAAACATTACAGAAAGACTGATAAGTCTTGAAGAATTGATTTCTGAATATGATAAAGGTAATGTGAAGTGCGTTTTTGGAACCGGAACTGCAGCAGTTATTTCTTCTGTAGAATCTCTGACGTTCAAAGAAAGGGTTTTGAAATTTAATAATGGAGAACCGAACGAACTTGAACTAAAATTGTTTGAGAAAATATCGTCAATTCAATACGGAATGAAACCTGACACCTATAACTGGTTAAGTTATATTTAGTGAAAAGCGAAATAGATGTTAATGTTGTGTTCAAATAAATTTTTTCGATTAGTTTTTTTATTTTTAATCCTATTTCCATCAAACAGAATTTTTTCTGAGAATGGCAAAAAGCCAAAAAATATAATCATAATGATTGGTGATGGAATGGGGCTAAATTATATCACTGCTTCCATTCTAAACGATGATAAAAATCCTTTCAAGGAATTTAATTCAATTGGACTTTCCATAACCTGTTCTGCCGATAATTTAATTACAGATTCTGCTGCCGGTGCTACAGCCTTAGCTTCGGGATATAAAACTAACAATAAATATATCGGTGTAGATTCTGCAAAAATTCCACTCCTAAATATTTTTGAATTTGCAAAGAAACATAAATTATCTACGGGAGTTGTGGTTACAAGTTCTATTACTAACGCAACACCTGCCTGCTTTGTTGCACATATTGATAACCGTGCACGGGAATTTGAGATTGCAAAGCAATATGTTGAAAGTGGAATTGATATTGCCATCGGTGGAGGATTAAAATTTTTTCTTACTCAGTCCAAAGGAGGGGGAAGAAGTGATGGATTGGATTTGGTTGATTCACTAAAGACAAAAGGATATTTATTTTACAAAGACTCGGATGAATTGAAAACCTACAATGGCACAAAAAAGTTATTTGCTTTATTGGATGACGATGGATTAAAACCAGTTGGTCAAAGAAATATTTCATTAAGCGAATTAACTACATCATCACTTAAACATCTTGAACAAAATAAAAATGGATTTGTATTGATGATTGAAGGTTCTCAAATTGATTGGGCGGCTCATGCTAATAATCAAAAGCAGATTATGCTTGAACTTACTGAGTTTGAAAGAACAATTGAATCAGTTTTAACTTTTGCAAAAAAAGATGGCAATACTCTTGTTGTAATAACTTCGGATCATGAAACTGGTGGTGCTTCAATTGTCTCTGGTAAAAATGATGGTTCAGATATAAAATTTGGCTTTCTTACATTTGGTCATACAGCAAATTGTGTTGGAATTTTTGCTTATGGACCTGGAGAAGAAAACTTTCGAGGTATTATGAACATTAATCAGATTGGAAAAAATTTCTTTAAACTAATTAATCCTACTAGAAATTCTAAACCAATTGTCTCTCGTACTACAACAAAATAAACTTCTATTAAATCTCTCCTTTCCCTAAAATAAAAAAAATTAAAAAAAAATGCTCAGGGTATTGACAAGTGCACATTTGTTTACTATTATTGTAGTGAACAATTGAGCACTATAATGAAAAATGAATTAACAGAAAGACAAGAAGAAGTTTTGAACTTTATTAAAGAGCATCTTAATGAAAAAGGTTATCCACCTACTTTAAGAGAAATTGGAAAGCGATTTAATATTGTTTCAACATTTGGAGTTAAAAGGCATTTAGATGCCTTAGGTAAAAAAGGTAAAATTAATGTCGACTCTAATATTAGTAGATCAATTACAATTGTAAATTTGAATCAACTAAAGGCAAAAGAAGAAAAGGAATTACAAAGAAGTCCAAATGAAATTCCGATAGTTGGTAGGGTTGCTGCTGGCTTGCCTATTTTAGCAGTTGAAAATATTGATGGTTACTTAACAATTGATCAAAGGATAGTTAAAAATTCTAAAAATTGTTTTGCCTTAAAAGTTAAAGGTGATAGTATGATCAACGCCGGACTTTTTGAAGATGATATTGTTGTTGTGTCACCTCAAAAATATGCTTCTAATGGAGAAATCATCATCGCATTACTTGGAGATGATGCAACAGTAAAAAGGTTTGAAGTAAGAGGTTATGAAACTTTTCTGGTACCGGAAAACGTTAAGTATACAGCTATACAAGTAAATGATAGAGAAGACTTTTCTATAATTGGGAAGGTTGTTGGTGTTATCAGGTGGTATAATTAAAAAGGAGTTAATATGAAATCTGAAATAT is a genomic window of Ignavibacteriales bacterium containing:
- a CDS encoding ABC transporter permease, yielding MLKRFLTATGKKTLDFLEELGQVANLLISIVRYFPSIIRSRNLVLFQMEHIGVNSLPLVLIIATFTGAVSAWQAAYQLKGLAPLSFMGTATSRAIITELGPVLTAIVIAGRVGASIAAELGSMKVTEQIDALETMAISPVRYLAMPRFFASIVMMPILVIFANIISIIGAFVISNLFLGISFTVYFLSVKRFFLFGDFVFGLVKAVFFGGVTSLLGCHIGFKTEGGAEGVGNSTIRSFVLSSALILILDYILWTLMF
- a CDS encoding branched-chain amino acid aminotransferase; amino-acid sequence: MQKINYQISNHTDTLQLPEKLEFGKIFTDHLFEMNYVDGKGWTEPTIKKYENLSLDPATMVFHYGQAIFEGLKAFKTLSGKIALFRPDKHLERLNNSARRLCIPEVDKTFVLEALKELIRIDKDWVPDGNGNSLYIRPFIFGSDPQLGVKSSKSYKLLIILSPVGAYYSEGFKPVKILAQDDYVRAVRKGLGDCKTSANYAASLLAGQEAAKKGFAQVLWLDGVELKYIDEVGAMNIFIALKNEIVTPALTGSILPGITRLTVIQLLKEWGENITERLISLEELISEYDKGNVKCVFGTGTAAVISSVESLTFKERVLKFNNGEPNELELKLFEKISSIQYGMKPDTYNWLSYI
- a CDS encoding alkaline phosphatase — protein: MLCSNKFFRLVFLFLILFPSNRIFSENGKKPKNIIIMIGDGMGLNYITASILNDDKNPFKEFNSIGLSITCSADNLITDSAAGATALASGYKTNNKYIGVDSAKIPLLNIFEFAKKHKLSTGVVVTSSITNATPACFVAHIDNRAREFEIAKQYVESGIDIAIGGGLKFFLTQSKGGGRSDGLDLVDSLKTKGYLFYKDSDELKTYNGTKKLFALLDDDGLKPVGQRNISLSELTTSSLKHLEQNKNGFVLMIEGSQIDWAAHANNQKQIMLELTEFERTIESVLTFAKKDGNTLVVITSDHETGGASIVSGKNDGSDIKFGFLTFGHTANCVGIFAYGPGEENFRGIMNINQIGKNFFKLINPTRNSKPIVSRTTTK
- the lexA gene encoding transcriptional repressor LexA, which produces MKNELTERQEEVLNFIKEHLNEKGYPPTLREIGKRFNIVSTFGVKRHLDALGKKGKINVDSNISRSITIVNLNQLKAKEEKELQRSPNEIPIVGRVAAGLPILAVENIDGYLTIDQRIVKNSKNCFALKVKGDSMINAGLFEDDIVVVSPQKYASNGEIIIALLGDDATVKRFEVRGYETFLVPENVKYTAIQVNDREDFSIIGKVVGVIRWYN